Sequence from the Bremerella volcania genome:
CGCGAAAATCCGTGCGCCTGCGTGCGCTCGCGTTGAATCGCGACTTGATTTGAATCATCGCGTGGAAAGTTGATTGCGAAGCTTCCCGGTTTCGATATCGGCTTGAGCCACAGAGGAACTTGAGAACAATTTTCGATGTCGACCGCAACTGGCCAAAACGACGCTCCTGAATCGACCGAGGGGACGACACCTCGCGGTAGTTTCACGGACATGCTGGGCAATCGGATCTTTCTGATTGTTGGCGCGGTCGTTGTGGCTGGACTTGTTTCCGGGATCTCTTGGGTGATCTTGCATGGCGGCGACGGCGAAGACCAATCCTTGGCCGCGGCGATCGATGCTTACGAAAAGGGAGAAGTCACCAAGGCCCGCGACATTGCTCGCACCCATGTCGACGACCTCCGCGTCGAACCTCCCTATCAAGGCGCCGCGTCGTTTCTGCTGGGCATGATTCTGCATGACGAAGCCAAGGGTTTTCTGAATCCTAAAGACCGCGAGACGGTCTATCGCGTCGCCGTTCAGCATTTGGAAACGGCCCGCGAGCGAGGATTTCCGCCTGAGTACGAGATCCGCGGCGAGTACTTGCTTGGCATCAGCCAGATGGAATCGAAGCAGTACGAAAAGGCCATTAAGTCCCTAACGAAAATTTACGCTGATTACCCTTTGCATCAGCTTGAAATCGAAAACGCTTTGGCGGACTGCTACTTGGCGATCCGGCCCACTACCCCCAAGAATCTTGAGCAAGCTTTGAAGTGGAGCCGACTGTACGATGACCATCCGGTGCTCACCCCAGATCAAAAGTCAGAATCCCTCATTCGCTTGGCGCATATCCAATACGAACTGGGACAACTAGACGAAACGTTGGAGACGATTCTCGAAATTCCTCCTACTTCGCCAAGCTATGTCGATGGCGTGATTGTGCAAGGATTGGTTGCTCGTCGTCGGTATGAAGAGCATCTGGCAGCCGGGGAAAAGGAACAGGCCCAAGACTCGCTCAACACGGCTATTCGCATGTTCCGCAACGCGGCTGGAAATCAGTTAGTTGCCGCGGACTCGACCCGCAAGGCTTCGTATCTGTTAGCAGTCATGCTGCGGGCCAACGAGCAGTTGGATGAAGCCAAGGAGCAGGCTTCGCGGACGCGAAAGATTTACTATCGAACACCAGAAAGCGTTGCCGCCGGGCTGGAAGAAGCCGAACTGCTTCGTGCCGATAACAAGGATGAAGAAGCAGTCGAGATCTATCGGCGAGCACTACGCGAAGCAACGCTCAGCGGCCAGTACGAAAACCCATGGGTGGACGAGGTCGAGTTTCGTCAACGAGTGACCCGAGCGATTGATGCCTGGAAGTCAGCCGAGAAGTTCGCTCCGGCGGTCGAGGTCGCTCAGGCACTACGTCCCTTATTTCCTGCCGATCAGGCCCTCCAGATAGAAGCCGACGTGCAGCATGCTTGGGGGGAATACCTCGAGCATCAGGCCGACAAGGTCCCTTTCAATGAATCGCTCGACATGCGTAAGAAGTCACGCTTTCGCTTTCGCAGTGCCGGCAAGGTTTACCTCGACCTGGCCGAGCATCGTTTCGCAACGGCCGAATATACGAATGACCTCTGGAACAGCGCTTCTGCCTACCTGCGTGGGCAGGACTTCAGCAAAGCCGTCGAGATTCTTGCTGAATACCAACGCTACGAAACGCGCGAACATCAGCCTCGTGCGCTGGTTGCCACAGCTCGGGCATTGATCGCACTTGATCGCGCTGAAGATGCCTTGGATCCGATCAACGAGTGCCTGGAGTTCTATCCGAAAGATCCATCGACTTACGAGGCACGCGTGCTTGGCGGCGAAGCCTACATGGAACTAGGCAAGCTGGCCGAGGCAAAAAGCGTACTCACGGCGAACCTGGATGATGGTCGCCTTGAACCCCGCAGCCGTGAATGGCAAGACTCGCTGTTTGCCCTCGGGCAGGTGCTGCACTTGGAAGGCGAGATGTTCGAGGCCCAGGCCCGCGTCAAAGGTGCCCTGGAAGCCCCGGAAAGCATTCCTCGCGAGGCGTTTCAGTTCCTGGAACAGAGCAACGAAAGCTACAAGGGTGCGATCAAGTACCTGCATGCGGCCGTGCGTCGTTATCCGGATGACCCTCGTTCCATCAGTGCTCGCTACCTGATTGCCGAGTGCCATCGACGCTCGTCGATGCTTCCCAAAAAGAAGTTCCGTTTGGTGAACATCGAAACGCAGCGGATCAAGTTCGATAAGGAAGTGAAAGATCACCTCGAAAGCGCGATTGATATCTACAACGACCTGGAATATGAACTGACGACCAAGCTCGAAATGCAGGCCGACCTCCATCCGGTCGAGGCGAAGATTTTGCGGAATTGCTACTTCGCCCAGGGTGCGGCCATGTTCGAGTTAGCGCGCTACAAGGATGCGATTGAAGCCTATTCGACGGCTTCCAATCGCTATCAAACGGAAGCCGTCTCGCTGGAAGCATTCGTTCAGATTGCTCACTGTTACCGGTATATGAACCTGTCTGCCGAAGCCCGGGGGACGGTCGAACAAGCCAAGATTGTGCTGTCTCGCCTAGCCGAAGGAATCGATTTCTCGGAGACGACCCACGGTTCGCGAGATGACTGGCGAAACTACCTCGATTGGTTAGGGGCCACCCTTTAACTGGAAAGCTGATTTGTATGCCTTGCGTTGAGGAAACCGATCAACTGGTTCAGCTCATTGATCAGAAGCACGAAGTGCTGACGCAATTGCTGACCCTTTCGCAATACCAACTGAGATTGGCCGGACACAGCGACTACATCGACGACCTGATGCGCGTGCTGGCTGCCAAGCAAACATTGATTGAACGTTTAACCCGTATCGATCGCACCATGGATCCGTTTCGCCAGCAAAACCCGGATGCGCGTGTTTGGCGAAGTGCCAGTGAACGCACCCAATGTTCGCAAAAGGCTCAGCAGTGCGAAGTGCTGCTGACCGAATTAAAGCAGTTGGAACAGAAGAGCACCGAGATCGTCACCACGCACCGCGATGAAATCGCCAAACTGTTGCAAGAGACGCACACCTCCGCTGATTCCGCTTCGGCGTACAACGACATGAACATGCCCACAAGTCGCGGCTTCGATTTAACCGCCGAGTAAGAAAGGTCCGCTTAAAAACATGACCTCTCCCAACAAAGAACCGAAGATGTCTGAAAACAACCGCCTCTGGAATCTCTCTGGCAGTGACGAGTCGATCGATCTGCGCGAACTGCTTTCGTGTTGGGACAAAGCGACGGCCCGGCTGCAGGAGAC
This genomic interval carries:
- a CDS encoding tetratricopeptide repeat protein, which produces MSTATGQNDAPESTEGTTPRGSFTDMLGNRIFLIVGAVVVAGLVSGISWVILHGGDGEDQSLAAAIDAYEKGEVTKARDIARTHVDDLRVEPPYQGAASFLLGMILHDEAKGFLNPKDRETVYRVAVQHLETARERGFPPEYEIRGEYLLGISQMESKQYEKAIKSLTKIYADYPLHQLEIENALADCYLAIRPTTPKNLEQALKWSRLYDDHPVLTPDQKSESLIRLAHIQYELGQLDETLETILEIPPTSPSYVDGVIVQGLVARRRYEEHLAAGEKEQAQDSLNTAIRMFRNAAGNQLVAADSTRKASYLLAVMLRANEQLDEAKEQASRTRKIYYRTPESVAAGLEEAELLRADNKDEEAVEIYRRALREATLSGQYENPWVDEVEFRQRVTRAIDAWKSAEKFAPAVEVAQALRPLFPADQALQIEADVQHAWGEYLEHQADKVPFNESLDMRKKSRFRFRSAGKVYLDLAEHRFATAEYTNDLWNSASAYLRGQDFSKAVEILAEYQRYETREHQPRALVATARALIALDRAEDALDPINECLEFYPKDPSTYEARVLGGEAYMELGKLAEAKSVLTANLDDGRLEPRSREWQDSLFALGQVLHLEGEMFEAQARVKGALEAPESIPREAFQFLEQSNESYKGAIKYLHAAVRRYPDDPRSISARYLIAECHRRSSMLPKKKFRLVNIETQRIKFDKEVKDHLESAIDIYNDLEYELTTKLEMQADLHPVEAKILRNCYFAQGAAMFELARYKDAIEAYSTASNRYQTEAVSLEAFVQIAHCYRYMNLSAEARGTVEQAKIVLSRLAEGIDFSETTHGSRDDWRNYLDWLGATL
- a CDS encoding flagellar export chaperone FlgN produces the protein MPCVEETDQLVQLIDQKHEVLTQLLTLSQYQLRLAGHSDYIDDLMRVLAAKQTLIERLTRIDRTMDPFRQQNPDARVWRSASERTQCSQKAQQCEVLLTELKQLEQKSTEIVTTHRDEIAKLLQETHTSADSASAYNDMNMPTSRGFDLTAE